A DNA window from Campylobacter anatolicus contains the following coding sequences:
- the ttdB gene encoding L(+)-tartrate dehydratase subunit beta: MSKKILTTPIKAEDLKDIKIGDVIYLTGNIVTCRDVAHRRVVDEGRELPLDINGGAILHAGPIIRKNDDKQSYEIVSVGPTTSMRMEKFEYDFIAKTGVRLIVGKGGMKENTMKGCKEFGALHCVFPAGCAVIAATQVTQIVGAEWMELGMPETLWNCKVEEFGPLIVSIDANGNNLFETNKIEFNKRKDAATSEIIKQVGFIK; encoded by the coding sequence ATGAGTAAGAAAATTTTAACAACTCCGATAAAAGCAGAGGACTTAAAAGATATAAAAATAGGCGACGTCATCTACTTAACAGGCAATATCGTAACGTGCCGTGATGTAGCTCATAGACGCGTTGTAGATGAAGGCAGAGAGCTACCGCTAGATATAAACGGCGGAGCTATACTACACGCTGGGCCTATCATCCGCAAAAATGACGATAAACAGAGCTATGAGATCGTCTCAGTTGGGCCAACGACTAGTATGAGAATGGAAAAATTTGAGTATGACTTCATAGCAAAAACCGGAGTACGACTCATAGTTGGTAAGGGTGGAATGAAAGAAAATACGATGAAAGGATGCAAGGAATTTGGTGCTTTACACTGCGTATTTCCAGCTGGATGTGCCGTAATAGCCGCTACACAGGTCACTCAAATAGTGGGTGCTGAGTGGATGGAGCTTGGTATGCCTGAGACTCTGTGGAACTGCAAAGTAGAAGAATTTGGTCCGCTTATAGTCTCAATAGACGCTAATGGCAACAATCTCTTTGAAACAAATAAAATAGAATTTAACAAAAGAAAAGACGCTGCTACAAGTGAGATAATCAAACAAGTTGGATTTATCAAATAA
- the larE gene encoding ATP-dependent sacrificial sulfur transferase LarE has product MTKLQNLKNEIKKLDNIAVAFSGGVDSSLLLKVAHDVLKDKSIAITIRSPYMSEREINETVEFTKMYGIQHEIMQVGIIDEITTNPENRCYICKMAVFTKLIEKANKLGFTNIADGTNKDDLDEYRPGLKAKNELGVISPLINLSKNEIRDLSRRLKLNTYNKPSYACLLTRLPHNYKFNKNELSLIEKIENFLITNSYKNIRARFDGKYVKLQMGVADMARFITDIKFKDMIKAINSMGKFELVLDLKGLREDVLK; this is encoded by the coding sequence ATGACAAAGCTACAAAATTTAAAAAATGAGATAAAAAAACTTGACAATATCGCAGTTGCATTTTCTGGTGGTGTGGATAGCTCACTACTCTTAAAAGTCGCTCACGACGTGCTTAAAGACAAGAGTATAGCTATAACGATAAGATCACCCTATATGTCAGAGCGTGAGATAAATGAAACCGTGGAGTTTACCAAAATGTATGGTATACAGCACGAAATAATGCAAGTAGGCATCATAGATGAGATAACAACAAATCCAGAAAATCGTTGCTACATCTGTAAAATGGCGGTTTTTACAAAGCTTATCGAAAAAGCGAATAAGCTTGGCTTTACAAACATCGCCGATGGCACAAACAAAGACGACTTAGACGAATACCGCCCCGGACTAAAAGCAAAGAATGAACTAGGCGTCATCTCTCCGCTTATAAATTTAAGCAAAAATGAGATCAGAGATCTGTCACGAAGGCTTAAACTAAATACATATAACAAGCCTAGTTATGCCTGCTTGCTTACACGTTTGCCACATAATTATAAATTTAATAAAAACGAGTTAAGCCTAATAGAAAAGATAGAAAATTTTCTAATTACAAATAGCTATAAAAACATACGTGCTAGATTTGACGGTAAGTATGTAAAATTGCAAATGGGCGTAGCTGATATGGCAAGATTTATTACAGATATTAAATTTAAAGATATGATAAAGGCGATAAACTCAATGGGTAAATTTGAACTAGTGCTTGATCTAAAGGGGCTTAGAGAGGATGTGTTAAAGTGA
- the polA gene encoding DNA polymerase I — translation MKTLTIIDTFGFFFRLFYALPNLKNSEGKPSGMISGFANFIASLKDEFSSDYIIFALDSKGKTLRHEILGEYKANRSEPPAALKEQLPICIDMIEKMGLSAVSREGYEADDIIASVVKICKEQGIFVRVVTHDKDLYQLIDDGKVSIYSPQSKIEHNSESCLEKYGVKPSQIRDFLALAGDSSDNIPGVKGIGAKGAKKLLDEFGSLEGIYENLSLVRNDRTREMLATDKENAFLSKRLTSLFDDVQGVLNLEKATFPTQNPLLNITEILREYNLNRILKNLQNSENVSETKLGFNAHLLTNESEIERLLRDITDETIVAFDTETTSIDTQSAELVGFSFCFNGEDSYYVPIAHSYLGVPSQISLKFATWAVGQIYKGCVIGQNLKYDFKVIKRNLRLNPPKNFKDTMILAWLLDPSLSVGMDALAKRLYDYDTIKFEDVVKRGETFASVSVENAAKYASEDAWITLKFYNSLLSLLEPDLISLANSHEFPFILTLFDMESEGIKLNQAKMQNLLVQNDAKIKALTAEIYELSGESFNINSVKQLGEVLFEHLKLPIKKKTKTGYSTDMNVLSELTDAHPVIEKILSYRELYKLQSTYCEPLLNFAKKDANSRIYTNFTQTGTSTGRLSSNNPNLQNIPARGSLAYDVRETFEAKDGFSLVGLDYSQIELRLMAHFSRDEALLEAFANDEDIHARTAISIFGESNTHNRAVAKSINFGLMYGMGSSKLANQVGISRTDAKAYIERYFKAFPTIKGFLESIKTAAKNDGFVRTLLGRKCLFNFTNATPMQVAMYEREAVNAVFQGSAADIIKLAMVKISRELISENAKMLLQIHDELIFEVKDEFAAEFGVKAQAIMQEIYKLNVPLKTSLNIAKNWGELK, via the coding sequence ATGAAAACATTAACTATAATCGATACTTTCGGCTTCTTTTTTAGATTATTTTACGCACTACCAAATTTAAAAAACTCCGAAGGTAAGCCAAGTGGTATGATAAGTGGTTTTGCAAATTTCATCGCTAGTTTAAAGGACGAGTTTAGTAGCGATTATATTATTTTTGCACTCGATAGCAAAGGTAAGACGTTGCGTCATGAGATTTTAGGCGAATATAAAGCAAACCGCTCAGAGCCACCTGCAGCACTAAAAGAACAACTTCCGATATGCATAGATATGATAGAAAAAATGGGGCTAAGTGCCGTCTCGCGTGAGGGATATGAAGCCGATGATATCATCGCAAGTGTTGTTAAAATTTGCAAAGAGCAGGGCATTTTTGTGCGAGTTGTAACGCACGATAAAGACCTTTATCAGCTCATAGATGATGGCAAAGTTAGCATTTATAGTCCACAAAGCAAGATAGAGCATAATAGTGAAAGTTGTTTAGAAAAATATGGCGTTAAACCATCGCAAATTCGTGATTTTCTAGCACTTGCTGGTGATAGTTCAGACAATATACCAGGAGTAAAAGGCATCGGTGCAAAGGGTGCAAAAAAGCTTCTTGATGAGTTTGGTAGCTTAGAGGGAATTTATGAAAACTTAAGTTTAGTTCGCAACGACCGCACTCGCGAGATGTTGGCCACCGATAAAGAGAATGCCTTTTTAAGCAAACGTCTAACTTCACTTTTTGATGACGTGCAAGGCGTTTTAAATTTAGAAAAAGCAACCTTTCCAACGCAAAATCCACTACTAAATATCACGGAAATTCTGCGTGAATATAACCTTAATCGCATACTAAAAAATCTGCAAAATAGTGAAAATGTCAGTGAAACAAAGCTCGGTTTTAACGCACATTTGCTCACTAATGAGAGCGAGATAGAGCGATTATTAAGAGATATCACTGATGAAACTATCGTAGCGTTTGATACAGAAACTACCAGTATAGACACACAGAGTGCTGAGCTGGTGGGCTTTAGTTTTTGTTTTAATGGTGAAGATAGTTATTATGTGCCAATCGCTCATAGCTATCTTGGTGTGCCATCTCAAATAAGCTTAAAATTCGCCACTTGGGCTGTAGGACAAATTTATAAAGGCTGTGTTATAGGGCAAAATCTCAAGTATGATTTTAAAGTTATAAAGCGAAATTTAAGACTAAATCCGCCTAAAAATTTTAAAGATACTATGATACTTGCGTGGCTACTTGATCCAAGCTTAAGTGTCGGTATGGATGCCCTTGCAAAGCGACTTTATGATTATGATACGATAAAATTTGAAGATGTAGTAAAGCGTGGCGAGACCTTTGCTAGTGTGAGTGTGGAAAATGCTGCAAAATACGCAAGTGAGGATGCTTGGATAACGCTTAAATTTTATAATAGCCTTTTAAGTTTGCTTGAACCTGATCTTATTAGCCTTGCAAATTCGCACGAATTTCCTTTTATTTTGACTCTTTTTGATATGGAGAGCGAGGGCATAAAGCTAAATCAAGCTAAAATGCAAAATTTATTAGTGCAAAATGATGCAAAGATTAAGGCATTAACGGCTGAAATTTACGAATTAAGTGGTGAGAGTTTTAATATAAATTCTGTAAAACAGCTTGGTGAAGTGCTATTTGAACACTTAAAATTACCTATCAAAAAGAAGACAAAAACAGGCTATAGCACTGATATGAATGTGCTTAGTGAGCTTACAGACGCTCATCCTGTTATTGAGAAAATTCTATCTTATCGTGAGCTTTATAAGCTACAAAGCACCTACTGTGAGCCACTTTTAAATTTTGCAAAAAAAGATGCAAACAGCCGAATTTATACAAATTTTACACAAACAGGCACAAGCACAGGGCGACTTTCTAGTAATAATCCAAATCTGCAAAATATCCCAGCACGTGGCAGTCTTGCTTACGATGTACGTGAGACATTTGAGGCAAAAGATGGTTTTAGCCTTGTTGGGCTTGATTATAGTCAAATTGAGCTTAGGCTTATGGCACATTTTAGTCGTGATGAAGCGTTGCTTGAAGCATTTGCGAATGATGAGGACATACACGCAAGGACGGCTATATCTATATTTGGTGAGAGCAACACTCACAATAGAGCGGTAGCAAAGAGCATAAATTTTGGTCTAATGTATGGTATGGGTTCAAGTAAACTTGCTAATCAAGTCGGCATCTCAAGGACAGATGCAAAGGCTTATATAGAGAGATATTTTAAAGCTTTCCCAACTATAAAGGGCTTTTTAGAAAGCATTAAAACAGCGGCTAAAAATGATGGATTTGTAAGAACCTTGCTTGGGCGAAAATGCTTGTTTAACTTTACAAATGCTACGCCTATGCAAGTGGCAATGTATGAGCGAGAGGCGGTAAATGCAGTGTTTCAAGGCTCAGCAGCCGATATAATAAAACTAGCTATGGTAAAAATCAGCCGTGAGCTAATAAGCGAAAATGCAAAAATGCTACTGCAAATCCACGATGAGCTGATATTTGAAGTAAAAGATGAGTTTGCAGCGGAGTTTGGGGTTAAAGCACAAGCTATAATGCAAGAAATTTATAAACTAAACGTGCCACTTAAAACATCTTTAAACATCGCTAAAAATTGGGGAGAGTTGAAGTAA
- the larB gene encoding nickel pincer cofactor biosynthesis protein LarB, with translation MRESEIIKLIESIKSGKISNEMVIKYLKNYPLEDIGCAKIDKQRELRNGVGEVIYGAGKSTDEIISIATHISTNCQNILITRTNTKTYEALKQKFKNAKFNERAGVISVIFKEIEPTKSHIAIVSAGTSDAVVVEEAYETAKFLGNSVKKINDVGVAGIHRLFSHLDEIQSAKVIIAVAGMEGALPSVIAGLVKAPVIAVPTSVGYGTSFGGISALLSMLNSCANGITVVNIDNGYGAAYNASIINHL, from the coding sequence GTGAGAGAGAGTGAGATAATAAAACTAATAGAAAGCATAAAAAGTGGTAAAATCTCAAACGAAATGGTCATAAAATATCTTAAAAACTATCCACTTGAGGATATTGGCTGTGCTAAGATAGATAAACAAAGAGAGCTTAGAAACGGCGTTGGCGAAGTGATCTATGGGGCTGGTAAAAGCACGGACGAGATAATATCCATAGCTACTCACATATCCACAAACTGTCAAAATATACTCATCACTAGAACAAATACAAAAACTTACGAAGCCTTAAAGCAAAAATTTAAAAACGCCAAATTTAATGAAAGAGCTGGTGTGATAAGCGTGATCTTTAAAGAGATAGAGCCAACAAAAAGCCATATCGCCATCGTATCAGCCGGAACCTCTGATGCGGTAGTGGTTGAAGAGGCATATGAGACAGCAAAATTTCTTGGTAATAGCGTGAAAAAGATAAATGATGTTGGTGTGGCTGGCATCCATAGATTATTTTCGCACCTTGATGAGATACAATCTGCAAAAGTCATCATCGCTGTGGCTGGTATGGAGGGGGCTTTACCTAGTGTTATCGCAGGTCTTGTAAAGGCCCCAGTCATTGCTGTGCCTACTAGCGTTGGCTATGGTACAAGCTTTGGTGGCATCTCGGCACTTTTAAGTATGCTAAATAGCTGTGCCAATGGTATAACAGTTGTAAATATAGATAACGGATACGGTGCGGCATATAACGCAAGTATCATCAATCATCTGTGA
- the ttdA gene encoding L(+)-tartrate dehydratase subunit alpha — MQDSTLCKKMTEVMAKFVGYSGKVLPDDIIAKLEELSKSETAPLAKTIYETMFKNQKLAKELDRPSCQDTGMIQFFIKCGANFPLISELEMLLREAVVIATKEAPLRHNSVETFDEYNTGKNVGKDSPSIFWQIEPNSDKCEIHTYMAGGGCSLPGSATVLMPGMGYEGVVKFVMDIMTSYGINACPPLLVGIGIGTSIDVASLLSKKALFRPLGTHNPNERAAMTEKLLEDGINSIGLGPQGMGGANSVMGVHIENSARHPSVIAVAVNIGCWSHRKGHIVWDKNLNYQVKSHKEFKYE, encoded by the coding sequence ATGCAAGATAGCACATTGTGTAAAAAAATGACTGAAGTAATGGCTAAATTTGTAGGCTACAGTGGCAAAGTTTTACCTGATGATATAATAGCAAAGCTAGAGGAGCTAAGCAAGAGCGAGACTGCTCCACTAGCTAAAACCATCTATGAAACCATGTTTAAAAATCAAAAACTAGCCAAAGAGCTAGATCGCCCATCTTGTCAAGATACTGGAATGATACAATTTTTCATAAAATGTGGGGCAAATTTCCCACTAATCTCAGAGCTAGAGATGCTTTTAAGAGAAGCGGTAGTGATAGCAACCAAAGAAGCACCACTACGACATAATAGTGTTGAGACATTTGATGAGTATAACACCGGCAAAAATGTAGGCAAGGATTCGCCATCTATATTTTGGCAGATAGAGCCAAATAGTGATAAGTGTGAGATACATACATATATGGCAGGCGGTGGATGCTCTTTACCTGGTAGTGCAACCGTACTTATGCCCGGTATGGGCTATGAAGGTGTGGTTAAATTTGTTATGGATATAATGACAAGCTACGGCATAAACGCCTGTCCGCCATTGCTCGTGGGTATAGGTATAGGCACATCTATAGATGTCGCATCGCTGCTATCTAAAAAGGCTCTTTTTAGACCTCTAGGCACACACAATCCAAATGAACGTGCCGCAATGACTGAAAAGTTGCTAGAAGATGGGATAAACTCTATAGGTCTTGGACCACAAGGCATGGGTGGAGCAAATTCTGTAATGGGAGTGCATATAGAAAACAGTGCACGTCATCCATCTGTCATCGCCGTAGCGGTAAATATCGGCTGCTGGTCGCATAGAAAGGGTCATATCGTATGGGATAAAAACCTAAACTATCAAGTAAAATCACACAAGGAATTTAAATATGAGTAA
- the yedF gene encoding sulfurtransferase-like selenium metabolism protein YedF: MKNYEINYTLDIQGEACPMPAVATLEVLPTMKSGEVLEVLCDCPQAINSIPVDAKNRGFEVLSVEQDGPTLRFIIRKP; the protein is encoded by the coding sequence ATGAAAAATTATGAGATAAATTATACTCTTGATATACAAGGCGAGGCTTGCCCGATGCCAGCTGTTGCTACGCTTGAAGTGTTACCGACTATGAAAAGTGGTGAGGTTTTAGAAGTGCTTTGCGACTGTCCGCAGGCAATAAATTCTATCCCTGTTGATGCTAAAAACCGTGGCTTTGAAGTTTTATCAGTAGAGCAAGATGGCCCGACTCTTAGATTTATCATAAGAAAACCGTAG
- the larA gene encoding nickel-dependent lactate racemase codes for MQIGIAYGKDEVLNINIDEKNLLGIFDPNKVKKQDETELIKNALANPLNQAQFDKFIDTDEKIVIIVNDGTRPTPTSKVLAQIYPKLRNKDKTFIIANGCHRDPTEDEYHMIFSREIYEEIAPNGEIHSHDSKNDEMTYLGESKNGTPMYLNKIVAEAKKVIVIGSVEPHYFAGYTGGRKAFLPGTAKYETIEQNHKLALSPDAQALRLDGNPVHEDMIDAMKVLADIDVFAIMTVLDSEHSVYYASTGHLQDSFYDCIKKADEVFCVNIPKKADIVISVAPYPMDVDLYQAQKALDNGKLALAKDGVLIMVAKCRTGIGPKPFFNLMASADTPQKVLEKIKDEFHLGYHKAAKMAEISLWAKTWAVTDLSDDEMKAVHLKPYHDLQIALDDALADRGADASIIILPFGSMTVPKV; via the coding sequence ATGCAAATAGGCATAGCTTATGGTAAAGATGAAGTCTTAAATATCAATATAGATGAGAAAAATTTATTAGGCATTTTTGACCCAAACAAAGTTAAGAAGCAAGACGAGACAGAACTTATCAAAAATGCCCTTGCAAACCCACTAAATCAAGCTCAATTTGATAAATTTATAGATACAGATGAAAAAATAGTTATAATAGTAAATGACGGAACTCGCCCAACACCAACATCAAAGGTCTTAGCTCAAATTTATCCAAAACTACGCAACAAAGACAAAACTTTCATCATAGCAAACGGTTGCCATCGTGACCCAACAGAGGATGAATATCATATGATATTTTCGCGTGAAATTTATGAAGAGATCGCACCAAATGGCGAGATACATAGCCACGACTCTAAAAATGATGAGATGACATACCTTGGAGAAAGTAAAAACGGAACTCCGATGTATCTAAATAAAATAGTCGCCGAAGCTAAAAAAGTCATTGTAATAGGCTCAGTTGAGCCACACTATTTTGCAGGTTACACAGGTGGGCGAAAGGCATTTTTACCAGGCACTGCAAAGTATGAGACGATAGAGCAAAATCACAAACTAGCCCTTAGTCCTGACGCACAAGCACTTCGTCTTGATGGTAACCCGGTACATGAAGATATGATAGATGCTATGAAAGTTTTAGCCGATATTGATGTATTTGCTATTATGACCGTGCTTGATAGCGAGCATAGTGTGTATTACGCCAGCACCGGGCATTTACAAGATTCATTTTATGACTGTATTAAAAAAGCTGATGAGGTCTTTTGTGTAAATATCCCTAAAAAAGCTGATATTGTCATCTCGGTCGCACCATATCCTATGGATGTAGATCTTTATCAGGCACAAAAAGCTCTTGATAACGGTAAACTAGCCCTTGCAAAAGATGGTGTTTTGATAATGGTTGCAAAGTGTCGTACTGGAATTGGTCCAAAGCCATTTTTTAACCTTATGGCATCGGCTGACACGCCACAAAAGGTGTTAGAAAAGATTAAAGATGAATTTCATCTAGGCTATCACAAAGCTGCAAAGATGGCTGAGATTTCACTCTGGGCAAAGACTTGGGCGGTAACTGACTTAAGTGATGATGAGATGAAAGCGGTGCATTTAAAACCGTATCACGACCTACAAATCGCACTAGATGACGCACTCGCAGATCGCGGTGCAGACGCGTCTATCATAATCTTGCCGTTTGGCTCTATGACTGTGCCAAAGGTGTAA
- the larC gene encoding nickel pincer cofactor biosynthesis protein LarC translates to MSKFLYYDLSCGISGDMHLAALVGLGVDFKYLKSELSKLGLDDEFVLEKKDILKRGISSIKIDVLLTKKTAYYRNFKDIKRIILNSNLSEFCKDRSIKIFERIAVAEAKAHDTSVEKVHFHEVGAVDSIVDIVGACICLEYLGVTQIISSKIELGGGAVRCAHGVLSVPAPAVCEILKDVPVSIGRANFELTTPTGAAIVREFTKEFSKSLSFNIKAVGYGAGNKEAEFANILRIMLCESETTKNLKQKLIQTNIDDMDAESFAFACETLLQNGALDVFSHSVFMKKGRIGFELNVICKESDAEQIKSLIFKHTTSIGVREIEILKTELKREFVKISSKFGDINLKVSNINDSEFKAKPEFNECKSAAIKHNITLNEVKKEILKNYDKATKFKK, encoded by the coding sequence TTGAGTAAATTTTTATATTATGACCTAAGTTGTGGTATCAGTGGCGATATGCACTTAGCCGCTCTTGTGGGACTTGGAGTGGATTTTAAATATTTAAAAAGCGAGCTTAGCAAGCTTGGGCTTGATGATGAGTTTGTTTTAGAGAAAAAAGATATCTTAAAACGTGGCATAAGTAGTATTAAAATAGATGTTTTACTTACTAAAAAAACGGCTTATTATAGAAATTTTAAAGATATTAAACGCATCATCTTAAACTCAAACTTAAGCGAGTTTTGCAAAGATAGGTCAATTAAAATTTTTGAGCGTATCGCAGTAGCTGAAGCAAAAGCTCACGATACAAGTGTTGAAAAGGTGCATTTTCACGAAGTCGGTGCGGTCGATAGCATAGTTGATATAGTTGGAGCTTGTATCTGTCTTGAGTATCTTGGTGTAACACAGATTATTAGCTCGAAGATAGAGCTTGGTGGCGGTGCAGTGCGGTGTGCTCATGGAGTTTTAAGTGTACCTGCCCCTGCCGTGTGTGAAATTTTAAAAGACGTGCCAGTTAGCATAGGTAGAGCAAATTTTGAGCTTACCACGCCAACTGGAGCCGCAATAGTGCGTGAGTTTACCAAAGAGTTTAGTAAAAGCTTAAGCTTTAATATAAAGGCCGTTGGTTATGGAGCTGGAAATAAAGAGGCTGAGTTTGCAAATATCCTTCGTATAATGCTTTGTGAAAGCGAGACAACAAAGAATTTAAAACAAAAACTAATACAAACCAACATCGATGATATGGACGCAGAAAGCTTTGCCTTTGCTTGTGAGACACTGCTGCAAAACGGAGCATTAGATGTGTTTAGCCACTCAGTTTTTATGAAAAAGGGTCGCATAGGTTTTGAACTAAACGTCATCTGTAAAGAGAGCGACGCCGAACAAATAAAATCGCTAATCTTTAAACATACAACATCAATCGGAGTGCGTGAAATAGAGATTTTAAAGACCGAGCTAAAACGTGAGTTTGTCAAAATTTCATCTAAATTTGGTGATATAAATTTAAAAGTATCAAATATAAATGATAGTGAATTTAAGGCAAAGCCTGAATTTAATGAGTGCAAAAGTGCCGCCATAAAGCACAATATAACACTAAATGAAGTAAAAAAAGAGATACTTAAAAACTATGACAAAGCTACAAAATTTAAAAAATGA
- a CDS encoding c-type cytochrome: MKLVKLALVASCVCLGLSAKSISDYKVGDQLTDAEGIAYFKEYGEVAHQPWPSKELSINDVPNTKEGELIKYGIELLSKTESTLGPKGKLKMTNNNVNCTACHMEDNGNGLPGTKKYTMPFLNVFNNYPKLDVETMKIISLEDRVRQMGGTSSAKFPNDSKEMRAIMAYFKWLKKAYEIKDGMRLTGDFIARMDFPNRMADPVRGKQIYMDTCAVCHGERGQGVKNDDFENGGGHMYPSLLIWTDGGHMSMLPVLARFLRSSMPLGATADAPILSPEDALDVAAFVNTGLVRNPMMTTENRAGLDTAYSKAPSIKPEYFGSAPQQLDPMLFIKTKFGPWKNPNYFPGEGTH, encoded by the coding sequence ATGAAACTAGTTAAATTAGCATTAGTTGCCAGCTGTGTGTGCCTTGGCCTAAGTGCTAAAAGCATATCTGACTACAAAGTCGGAGACCAGCTAACAGACGCTGAAGGTATTGCATACTTTAAAGAGTATGGCGAGGTCGCCCATCAACCATGGCCTAGTAAAGAGCTAAGCATAAATGATGTTCCAAATACTAAAGAAGGTGAACTAATCAAATACGGCATAGAGCTTTTGTCAAAAACAGAAAGTACTCTTGGACCAAAAGGTAAACTAAAAATGACAAATAACAACGTCAATTGCACTGCCTGTCATATGGAGGATAATGGCAACGGACTACCTGGTACAAAAAAATATACTATGCCATTTTTAAACGTCTTTAACAACTATCCAAAACTTGATGTAGAGACAATGAAGATCATATCACTTGAAGATCGAGTACGCCAAATGGGTGGCACAAGCTCTGCTAAATTTCCAAACGACAGTAAAGAGATGAGAGCCATAATGGCATATTTTAAATGGCTTAAAAAAGCTTATGAGATCAAAGATGGTATGAGACTTACAGGAGATTTTATAGCTCGTATGGACTTTCCTAACCGTATGGCTGATCCAGTAAGAGGTAAACAAATTTATATGGATACCTGTGCGGTTTGCCACGGCGAGAGAGGTCAAGGCGTTAAAAATGATGACTTTGAAAATGGTGGTGGGCATATGTATCCATCGCTACTAATCTGGACAGATGGCGGACATATGTCTATGCTGCCAGTTTTAGCTAGATTTTTACGTTCATCTATGCCACTAGGTGCAACAGCAGACGCTCCGATACTATCGCCTGAAGATGCATTAGATGTAGCAGCTTTTGTAAATACCGGACTTGTTAGAAACCCTATGATGACGACAGAAAATCGTGCAGGATTAGACACAGCTTACTCAAAAGCACCGTCTATAAAGCCTGAGTATTTTGGCTCAGCCCCACAGCAACTTGACCCAATGCTATTTATAAAAACAAAATTTGGACCATGGAAAAATCCTAACTATTTCCCTGGTGAAGGAACACATTAA
- the yedE gene encoding selenium metabolism membrane protein YedE/FdhT, whose translation MNSFKQKYIVNFWDVGKAMIALAILSAVYFGIFRGVWAVTGEMTRWGGEFLELFGMDLSSYSYYKMQNLNGTPLTRVDGIMLIGMFLGAAIAAFMANKVKFRLPASGIRVFQAIVGGILSGFGARLAFGCNLANFFTGLPYFSLHTWLFAVFMIIGIYCAVQVGKFKIFRPKVVLQRYGANGKGIEYDKNRANRHFAYGVAILVLSIIWLVYLFINAPSFDLKVKASILPLALIFGIAFGFIVSKGQVCFTSCFRDLFLFGRDTATKGAFFGMIIATLIIFVFVSNGYNSKIVNFSPAVAMGAFLFGFGIVFAGGCECGWTYRAAEGQMHFMIVGIANFVGTAILALNYDHFPDWFKAGPKINLLDTFGPIGGLALNLSLFVLVLLLVVFYKKRFFAKGGY comes from the coding sequence ATTAACTCTTTTAAACAAAAATACATTGTAAATTTTTGGGATGTTGGCAAAGCTATGATAGCACTTGCTATTTTGAGTGCTGTTTATTTTGGCATTTTTCGTGGCGTTTGGGCGGTTACTGGTGAGATGACGCGTTGGGGTGGCGAGTTTTTAGAGCTTTTTGGTATGGATTTATCAAGTTATTCATACTATAAAATGCAAAATTTAAATGGTACTCCGCTTACACGTGTTGATGGCATTATGCTTATCGGAATGTTTTTAGGTGCCGCAATCGCTGCTTTTATGGCAAACAAAGTTAAATTTAGACTTCCAGCAAGTGGTATTCGTGTATTCCAGGCCATAGTTGGCGGTATACTTTCTGGATTTGGTGCAAGACTTGCTTTTGGATGCAATCTAGCTAATTTTTTCACAGGACTTCCGTATTTTTCACTCCATACTTGGCTATTTGCTGTGTTTATGATTATAGGAATTTACTGTGCCGTGCAAGTGGGAAAATTTAAAATTTTTCGCCCAAAAGTCGTGTTGCAAAGATATGGAGCAAATGGCAAAGGAATAGAATATGACAAAAATAGGGCAAATAGACATTTTGCTTATGGCGTTGCTATACTTGTGCTTTCTATTATCTGGTTGGTCTATCTTTTTATAAATGCACCCAGCTTCGATCTTAAAGTAAAAGCTAGTATTTTACCACTTGCCTTGATATTTGGTATAGCTTTTGGTTTCATTGTCTCAAAAGGACAAGTCTGCTTTACTTCTTGTTTTAGAGATCTGTTTTTGTTCGGTCGCGATACGGCTACAAAAGGTGCATTTTTTGGTATGATAATAGCAACTTTGATTATTTTCGTATTTGTGTCAAATGGCTATAACTCTAAAATTGTAAATTTTAGTCCGGCGGTGGCTATGGGAGCGTTTTTGTTTGGTTTTGGTATCGTTTTTGCAGGAGGTTGCGAGTGCGGTTGGACTTATAGAGCTGCTGAGGGGCAAATGCATTTTATGATAGTAGGTATCGCAAATTTTGTAGGAACTGCTATCTTGGCACTTAATTACGACCATTTTCCAGACTGGTTTAAAGCAGGTCCGAAAATAAATTTACTAGATACTTTTGGTCCTATTGGCGGGTTGGCTTTAAATTTAAGTCTATTTGTGCTAGTGCTATTGTTGGTTGTCTTTTATAAAAAACGCTTTTTTGCAAAAGGAGGATATTAA